A region from the Drosophila takahashii strain IR98-3 E-12201 chromosome 2L, DtakHiC1v2, whole genome shotgun sequence genome encodes:
- the LOC108069878 gene encoding uncharacterized protein: MNEAKEQKETKFAPDPFEIGFPLPEHLDPSKCRDEFLSTIIEEHERRVSPLRRSTARDSSVIENPLEDEYRESVKGAEAMVVRQMARLRQKETTRRTVQQVMESIKLRSNMMSELYRQCQKAAIEFVSVRLLKQLRLFSGPWPGEQEGIPYNLFSWSLDDFLMRLEMKQLYLDVINRERSAEDLDCVKFCRDLSEIELLIYEIREDYSQDRDLCENSIELLRSAAYNMNAPWVKKLNENLKDIQDNKLTALLLARSSSFRMVFRQTTVMGDFENASALDPIEMRYQINWIRSCADQRLMLINGREEAMREELRKLEEQAKQDESVQYSSELMYSLELGKLRESITTWNDRLDNDLENADVLCTVSRLAVQKLKDDLKFYTEEKDTYLRRLEEVRALMAQEAITRGEITSNEKRLSRRSVKRSEIKTHINPEIIPERKSERKYERKSVRTSERKSEKKSRNSKVQ, translated from the exons ATGAATGAGGCTAAAGAGCagaaagaaacaaaatttgCACCCGATCCGTTTGAGATAGGTTTCCCGTTGCCTGAGCACCTCGATCCGTCCAAGTGCCGTGATGAGTTCCTCAGTACGATCATCGAGGAGCACGAGCGCCGGGTGAGTCCGCTGAGGCGATCAACAGCTAGGGACTCGTCGGTGATCGAAAATCCTCTGGAGGATGAGTATCGGGAGAGTGTGAAGGGGGCAGAGGCTATGGTGGTGCGGCAGATGGCCAGGCTACGCCAGAAAGAGACCACAAGGAGGACAGTTCAGCAGGTCATGGAAAGCATTAAGTTGCGGTCAAACATGATGTCCGAACTGTATCGCCAATGCCAGAAGGCGGCCATCGAGTTTGTATCGGTGCGTCTCCTAAAGCAATTGCGCCTCTTCTCGGGTCCCTGGCCGGGGGAGCAGGAGGGGATCCCCTACAACCTCTTCAGCTGGTCCTTGGATGACTTCCTGATGCGCCTGGAGATGAAGCAGCTCTACCTCGACGTCATCAATCGGGAGCGAAGTGCCGAGGATCTGGATTGCGTCAAGTTCTGCCGGGATCTCAGCGAGATTGAACTCCTAATATACGAAATCCGAGAGGATTATAGTCAAGATAGAGATCTCTGCGAAAACAGCATCGAATTGTTGAG GAGCGCCGCATACAATATGAATGCACCGTGGGTGAAAAAACTCAATGAAAATCTCAAAGACATTCAAGACAATAAGTTGACCGCATTGTTATTGGCGCGAAGTAGCTCTTTTAGGATGGTTTTTCGTCAAACAACCGTCATGGGTGACTTTGAGAATGCATCGG CTTTGGATCCCATCGAGATGCGTTATCAAATCAACTGGATTAGGAGTTGTGCGGATCAGCGTCTGATGCTGATAAACGGACGGGAGGAGGCGATGAGGGAGGAACTGAGAAAATTGGAGGAACAAGCGAAGCAGGACGAATCGGTGCAGTATTCCTCCGAACTCATGTACTCATTGGAGTTGGGAAAGCTCAGGGAAAGTATTACGACTTGGAATGATCGACTAGACAACGATCTCGAGAACGCTGACGTCCTTTGCACAGTATCAAGGCTTGCAGTGCAAAAGTTAAAGGACGATCTAAAGTTCTACACGGAAGAGAAGGACACCTATCTGAGGCGATTGGAAGAGGTGCGAGCTCTCATGGCCCAGGAGGCGATAACCCGTGGA GAAATTACCTCTAACGAAAAGCGATTGTCGAGAAGGTCTGTGAAAAGGTCTGAGATAAAGACTCATATAAATCCTGAAATAATTCCCGAGAGAAAGTCTGAGAgaaaatatgaacgaaaatcTGTGAGGACATCTGAAAGAAAGtcggaaaaaaaatcaagaaattctaAAGTGCAATAG
- the LOC108069879 gene encoding uncharacterized protein — MEINEGKEKKEATFESDPLEIKFPLPDHLDPSKCRDEFLSTIIEEHERRVSPLRRSTARDSSVIENPLEDEYRESEKGAEAMVVRQMASQRQRGIARKTVQEVMESIKLRSNMMAELNLQCQKAAIEFLSVRLLKQLRVFSSPWPGKLDEMPYRLFSWSLDHFLARLDHNQMYLDVINRERSWEDLDCLKFRTDLNEIEQIIYDIREDFQRNEDLCQNSIQFIRDCKYITDGGWIKGLQDNRLVKEKLSRKSPVEESSVLQLEDRHNELRLKFENASAIDPIEVRYQIKWVNSCMDQRLMLLSDREEMLAKELKDWETKLSQDQMVQRNSEIIYAWEVDKLKVGCKEWQVKLDNDLENAELLCTINRLALQKVKDDHKFYLEQEEMFRRRIAEEKELMAAEEKIRQKQQVKPMDVKAAVEAIEGVFKPNEPKKKSTKF, encoded by the exons atggaaataaatgagGGTAAGGAGAAGAAGGAAGCCACCTTTGAGTCCGATCCGCTTGAGATTAAGTTTCCCTTGCCGGACCACCTCGATCCGTCCAAGTGCCGTGATGAGTTTCTCAGTACGATCATCGAGGAGCACGAGCGCCGGGTGAGTCCGCTGAGGCGATCGACAGCTCGGGACTCTTCGGTGATCGAAAATCCTCTGGAGGATGAGTATCGGGAGAGCGAAAAGGGGGCTGAGGCTATGGTGGTGCGGCAGATGGCCAGTCAACGCCAGCGAGGAATCGCGAGAAAGACCGTGCAGGAGGTCATGGAAAGCATTAAGTTGCGGTCAAACATGATGGCGGAACTGAATCTCCAATGCCAGAAGGCGGCCATTGAGTTCCTATCGGTGCGACTGCTCAAGCAACTGCGTGTCTTTTCGAGTCCCTGGCCTGGAAAGCTGGACGAGATGCCCTACCGCCTGTTCAGCTGGTCGTTGGATCACTTCTTGGCGCGACTGGACCACAACCAGATGTACCTGGACGTGATCAATCGGGAGCGCAGCTGGGAAGATCTCGACTGTCTGAAGTTCCGAACTGATCTGAACGAGATCGAACAAATTATATACGACATCCGAGAGGACTTTCAGCGGAATGAGGACCTCTGCCAAAACAGCATACAGTTTATACG TGATTGCAAGTACATTACAGATGGTGGTTGGATAAAGGGTCTCCAGGATAATCGCCTGGTAAAGGAAAAGCTCAGCCGTAAAAGTCCAGTCGAAGAATCTAGCGTTCTCCAACTAGAAGACCGTCACAATGAGCTTAggttaaaatttgaaaatgccAGCG CTATTGATCCCATAGAGGTGCGTTACCAGATAAAGTGGGTAAACAGCTGTATGGATCAAAGGCTCATGCTTCTGAGCGATCGTGAGGAGATGCTGGCCAAGGAGCTGAAGGATTGGGAGACCAAGCTGAGCCAGGACCAAATGGTGCAACGCAACTCGGAGATAATATACGCCTGGGAGGTCGACAAGCTCAAAGTAGGTTGCAAGGAGTGGCAGGTCAAGCTGGATAATGACCTGGAAAACGCCGAGCTATTGTGCACGATAAACAGACTTGCTCTGCAGAAAGTCAAGGACGACCACAAGTTCTACTTGGAGCAGGAGGAAATGTTCCGGCGAAGAATAGCCGAGGAGAAAGAGCTCATGGCTGCGGAGGAAAAAATTCGACAGAAACAACAG GTAAAACCGATGGACGTAAAAGCGGCAGTGGAGGCTATAGAGGGGGTTTTCAAGCCAAATGAACCCAAAAAGAAGTCAACGAAATTCTAA
- the LOC108069880 gene encoding coiled-coil domain-containing protein 170 isoform X1, with protein MPTNPRPTTNGNTPEDWQVFEVLFGADYDTKTRADRMTTMSPSRQPLPSFQLDTSCGNAGITVTEHHHGLDMTTTLRSELAALSYKKERLTGELAETRTALCSKEADIENLRSQAARQTALIGSLQSRLQNSESREQAVQARCDSTIQTVQREKRSSDERNKELICKIQHLETHVASEESQKDQLKAQLHDLLRRLSIGLGMEVCDGNQNSHATPECIISRAEEVMVELQRTKAKVSSTCDTLSSCENELLNMKSLANIEKQRLTAQLDGAGNHNHELEGRCRQYERDLQVQRDRLTESEINGEKLKEELRGFESRCHRLQNNLDRIQGDRLQFLRGLSNLLNVPEPCETLIKDKLRETLAENQAMHAQMHSLRDQLSTEHEKLKETQQTTECRLRSGEAQKCELTERLEKCHAEIHTLRKDHMGLSEFLQRLANAMNWSECSAPPALGTDTNLMAENLLERAERLTAHCEHEVSHHHHHHSPEKGCCDHSHGHGHGKLRRERSCHDIPLKESSSVYNLQRRVRVLREQVQRRDLHLELLRRKLAIIEDGARGKCMLQGERDEAVCRAKKAAKQVDKLSAQLADARSQIAEVKAQLAEAVEYKITSLERARKIDELTTQICDLEDEKTRMLSQLSALKERLKSSCESNQNRRCRDEALINSMRDDVNRLSSQLSDANQRLSHLQSFRTSVARTLHLRDLPETDLLHRLQALCSAHQEFTMLSKRYETASPVGDHPCPRYDDPVPPSSHCRPPRELSPPPASFHHKASSHHPPSEHHHGSSSHVHNHHGHGHGHGSHSRRQRSKSRDKRLHDECFDTDVHRLHHGCKEELLATGSEDDYDFKSKYC; from the exons ATGCCAACAAATCCGCGACCAACGACCAATGGCAATACTCCGGAGGACTGGCAGGTGTTTGAGGTGCTGTTCGGTGCTGATTATGACACGAAAACCAGAGCCGACAGGATGACCACAATGTCACCTTCGAGGCAACCACTTCCATCTTTCCAG CTGGACACATCCTGTGGCAATGCGGGAATCACAGTCACGGAACACCATCATGGCCTGGACATGACCACCACTTTGCGCAGCGAATTGGCTGCGTTGTCCTACAAAAAGGAGCGACTTACCGGAGAG CTCGCTGAAACTCGCACTGCGTTGTGCAGCAAAGAGGCGGACATTGAGAATCTGCGCTCCCAGGCTGCCCGGCAAACTGCTCTCATCGGATCCCTCCAGAGTCGTCTGCAAAACTCCGAGAGCAGGGAGCAAGCCGTCCAGGCCAGATGTGATTCCACCATTCAGACGGTTCAGCGGGAGAAGCGCAGTTCCGATGAGCGGAACAAGGAGCTGATCTGCAAGATACAACACCTGGAAACCCATGTGGCCAGCGAGGAGTCGCAGAAGGATCAGCTCAAGGCCCAGCTTCACGATCTGCTGCGCCGGCTGAGCATTGGCTTGGGCATGGAGGTGTGCGATGGCAATCAGAATTCCCATGCTACGCCCGAGTGCATCATTTCCCGGGCCGAGGAAGTGATGGTCGAGCTGCAGAGGACCAAGGCCAAGGTCAGTTCCACCTGCGACACCCTGAGCTCCTGCGAGAATGAGCTGCTGAATATGAAATCGCTGGCCAACATCGAGAAGCAGCGGCTCACTGCCCAGCTCGATGGGGCAGGGAATCACAATCACGAGCTGGAAGGACGGTGTCGCCAGTACGAAAGGGACCTGCAAGTCCAAAGGGATCGATTAACCGAATCGGAAATCAATGGGGAGAAGCTCAAGGAAGAGTTGCGTGGCTTCGAGTCGCGTTGTCATCGCCTGCAGAACAACCTGGACAGGATTCAGGGCGATCGTCTGCAGTTCTTGCGGGGATTGAGCAATCTTTTGAATGTGCCCGAACCTTGCGAGACGCTCATCAAGGACAAGTTGCGGGAGACTCTGGCGGAGAATCAGGCCATGCATGCG CAAATGCATTCACTGCGAGATCAGCTGAGCACGGAGCACGAAAAGCTGAAGGAGACCCAACAGACCACCGAATGCCGCCTCCGTTCTGGGGAGGctcaaaaatgcgaactaaCCGAGCGGCTGGAGAAGTGCCATGCTGAGATCCACACCCTGCGCAAGGATCACATGGGTCTGTCCGAGTTCCTGCAGCGCCTGGCCAATGCGATGAACTGGAGTGAGTGCTCGGCACCTCCGGCCCTGGGAACCGATACCAATCTGATGGCGGAGAACTTGCTCGAAAGAGCCGAGAGACTCACTGCCCACTGCGAGCACGAGGTGtcccaccatcatcatcatcacagTCCGGAGAAGGGTTGCTGTGATCATTCACATGGTCATGGTCATGGCAAGCTGCGCAGGGAGAGATCCTGCCACGACATTCCCCTGAAGGAAAGCAGCAGTGTGTACAATCTGCAGCGACGAGTCCGGGTTCTCAGGGAGCAAGTGCAGCGCAGGGATCTCCACCTGGAGCTGCTGCGTCGCAAGTTGGCCATCATAGAGGATGGGGCACGGGGCAAGTGCATGTTGCAGGGCGAACGGGACGAGGCCGTCTGCCGGGCCAAGAAGGCGGCCAAGCAGGTGGACAAGCTGAGTGCCCAGCTGGCCGATGCCCGATCTCAGATAGCCGAGGTCAAGGCCCAGTTAGCCGAGGCCGTGGAGTACAAGATCACCTCATTGGAACGGGCCAGGAAGATTGACGAGCTGACCACCCAGATATGCGATCTGGAGGACGAAAAGACCCGGATGCTTTCCCAATTAAGTGCCCTGAAGGAGCGACTCAAGTCCTCCTGCGAGTCCAATCAAAATCGTAGGTGTCGCGATGAGGCACTAATCAAT TCCATGCGCGATGATGTCAATCGTCTGAGCTCCCAACTTTCGGATGCCAATCAGCGCCTCTCCCATCTGCAATCCTTCCGCACTTCGGTGGCCAGGACATTGCACCTAAGGGATCTGCCAGAAACCGATCTTTTGCATCGTCTTCAGGCCCTTTGCTCGGCCCATCAGGAGTTCACAATGCTGTCGAAACGCTATGAGACAGCCTCGCCCGTTGGGGATCATCCATGTCCTCGCTACGATGATCCCGTGCCACCATCCTCCCACTGTCGGCCGCCAAGGGAGCTCAGTCCTCCGCCAGCTTCGTTTCACCATAAGGCAAGCAGCCATCACCCACCGTCCGAGCATCACCACGGCTCCAGCAGCCATGTCCACAATCACCACGGTCATGGACATGGACACGGATCCCATTCGAGACGACAGCGGAGTAAAAGCCGGGACAAACGGCTCCACGATGAGTGCTTCGACACGGATGTGCACCGACTGCACCACGGCTGCAAGGAGGAGCTGCTGGCCACCGGTTCCGAGGATGACTACGACTTCAAGAGCAAATACTGCTAG
- the LOC108069880 gene encoding coiled-coil domain-containing protein 170 isoform X2, whose protein sequence is MPSENHLHHHHLGHSGGLSPHHHHLLDTSCGNAGITVTEHHHGLDMTTTLRSELAALSYKKERLTGELAETRTALCSKEADIENLRSQAARQTALIGSLQSRLQNSESREQAVQARCDSTIQTVQREKRSSDERNKELICKIQHLETHVASEESQKDQLKAQLHDLLRRLSIGLGMEVCDGNQNSHATPECIISRAEEVMVELQRTKAKVSSTCDTLSSCENELLNMKSLANIEKQRLTAQLDGAGNHNHELEGRCRQYERDLQVQRDRLTESEINGEKLKEELRGFESRCHRLQNNLDRIQGDRLQFLRGLSNLLNVPEPCETLIKDKLRETLAENQAMHAQMHSLRDQLSTEHEKLKETQQTTECRLRSGEAQKCELTERLEKCHAEIHTLRKDHMGLSEFLQRLANAMNWSECSAPPALGTDTNLMAENLLERAERLTAHCEHEVSHHHHHHSPEKGCCDHSHGHGHGKLRRERSCHDIPLKESSSVYNLQRRVRVLREQVQRRDLHLELLRRKLAIIEDGARGKCMLQGERDEAVCRAKKAAKQVDKLSAQLADARSQIAEVKAQLAEAVEYKITSLERARKIDELTTQICDLEDEKTRMLSQLSALKERLKSSCESNQNRRCRDEALINSMRDDVNRLSSQLSDANQRLSHLQSFRTSVARTLHLRDLPETDLLHRLQALCSAHQEFTMLSKRYETASPVGDHPCPRYDDPVPPSSHCRPPRELSPPPASFHHKASSHHPPSEHHHGSSSHVHNHHGHGHGHGSHSRRQRSKSRDKRLHDECFDTDVHRLHHGCKEELLATGSEDDYDFKSKYC, encoded by the exons ATGCCCAGTGAAAATCATCTGCATCACCATCATTTGGGTCACAGTGGTGGTCTGTCGCCGCATCATCATCACTTG CTGGACACATCCTGTGGCAATGCGGGAATCACAGTCACGGAACACCATCATGGCCTGGACATGACCACCACTTTGCGCAGCGAATTGGCTGCGTTGTCCTACAAAAAGGAGCGACTTACCGGAGAG CTCGCTGAAACTCGCACTGCGTTGTGCAGCAAAGAGGCGGACATTGAGAATCTGCGCTCCCAGGCTGCCCGGCAAACTGCTCTCATCGGATCCCTCCAGAGTCGTCTGCAAAACTCCGAGAGCAGGGAGCAAGCCGTCCAGGCCAGATGTGATTCCACCATTCAGACGGTTCAGCGGGAGAAGCGCAGTTCCGATGAGCGGAACAAGGAGCTGATCTGCAAGATACAACACCTGGAAACCCATGTGGCCAGCGAGGAGTCGCAGAAGGATCAGCTCAAGGCCCAGCTTCACGATCTGCTGCGCCGGCTGAGCATTGGCTTGGGCATGGAGGTGTGCGATGGCAATCAGAATTCCCATGCTACGCCCGAGTGCATCATTTCCCGGGCCGAGGAAGTGATGGTCGAGCTGCAGAGGACCAAGGCCAAGGTCAGTTCCACCTGCGACACCCTGAGCTCCTGCGAGAATGAGCTGCTGAATATGAAATCGCTGGCCAACATCGAGAAGCAGCGGCTCACTGCCCAGCTCGATGGGGCAGGGAATCACAATCACGAGCTGGAAGGACGGTGTCGCCAGTACGAAAGGGACCTGCAAGTCCAAAGGGATCGATTAACCGAATCGGAAATCAATGGGGAGAAGCTCAAGGAAGAGTTGCGTGGCTTCGAGTCGCGTTGTCATCGCCTGCAGAACAACCTGGACAGGATTCAGGGCGATCGTCTGCAGTTCTTGCGGGGATTGAGCAATCTTTTGAATGTGCCCGAACCTTGCGAGACGCTCATCAAGGACAAGTTGCGGGAGACTCTGGCGGAGAATCAGGCCATGCATGCG CAAATGCATTCACTGCGAGATCAGCTGAGCACGGAGCACGAAAAGCTGAAGGAGACCCAACAGACCACCGAATGCCGCCTCCGTTCTGGGGAGGctcaaaaatgcgaactaaCCGAGCGGCTGGAGAAGTGCCATGCTGAGATCCACACCCTGCGCAAGGATCACATGGGTCTGTCCGAGTTCCTGCAGCGCCTGGCCAATGCGATGAACTGGAGTGAGTGCTCGGCACCTCCGGCCCTGGGAACCGATACCAATCTGATGGCGGAGAACTTGCTCGAAAGAGCCGAGAGACTCACTGCCCACTGCGAGCACGAGGTGtcccaccatcatcatcatcacagTCCGGAGAAGGGTTGCTGTGATCATTCACATGGTCATGGTCATGGCAAGCTGCGCAGGGAGAGATCCTGCCACGACATTCCCCTGAAGGAAAGCAGCAGTGTGTACAATCTGCAGCGACGAGTCCGGGTTCTCAGGGAGCAAGTGCAGCGCAGGGATCTCCACCTGGAGCTGCTGCGTCGCAAGTTGGCCATCATAGAGGATGGGGCACGGGGCAAGTGCATGTTGCAGGGCGAACGGGACGAGGCCGTCTGCCGGGCCAAGAAGGCGGCCAAGCAGGTGGACAAGCTGAGTGCCCAGCTGGCCGATGCCCGATCTCAGATAGCCGAGGTCAAGGCCCAGTTAGCCGAGGCCGTGGAGTACAAGATCACCTCATTGGAACGGGCCAGGAAGATTGACGAGCTGACCACCCAGATATGCGATCTGGAGGACGAAAAGACCCGGATGCTTTCCCAATTAAGTGCCCTGAAGGAGCGACTCAAGTCCTCCTGCGAGTCCAATCAAAATCGTAGGTGTCGCGATGAGGCACTAATCAAT TCCATGCGCGATGATGTCAATCGTCTGAGCTCCCAACTTTCGGATGCCAATCAGCGCCTCTCCCATCTGCAATCCTTCCGCACTTCGGTGGCCAGGACATTGCACCTAAGGGATCTGCCAGAAACCGATCTTTTGCATCGTCTTCAGGCCCTTTGCTCGGCCCATCAGGAGTTCACAATGCTGTCGAAACGCTATGAGACAGCCTCGCCCGTTGGGGATCATCCATGTCCTCGCTACGATGATCCCGTGCCACCATCCTCCCACTGTCGGCCGCCAAGGGAGCTCAGTCCTCCGCCAGCTTCGTTTCACCATAAGGCAAGCAGCCATCACCCACCGTCCGAGCATCACCACGGCTCCAGCAGCCATGTCCACAATCACCACGGTCATGGACATGGACACGGATCCCATTCGAGACGACAGCGGAGTAAAAGCCGGGACAAACGGCTCCACGATGAGTGCTTCGACACGGATGTGCACCGACTGCACCACGGCTGCAAGGAGGAGCTGCTGGCCACCGGTTCCGAGGATGACTACGACTTCAAGAGCAAATACTGCTAG
- the LOC108069880 gene encoding coiled-coil domain-containing protein 170 isoform X3 codes for MTTTLRSELAALSYKKERLTGELAETRTALCSKEADIENLRSQAARQTALIGSLQSRLQNSESREQAVQARCDSTIQTVQREKRSSDERNKELICKIQHLETHVASEESQKDQLKAQLHDLLRRLSIGLGMEVCDGNQNSHATPECIISRAEEVMVELQRTKAKVSSTCDTLSSCENELLNMKSLANIEKQRLTAQLDGAGNHNHELEGRCRQYERDLQVQRDRLTESEINGEKLKEELRGFESRCHRLQNNLDRIQGDRLQFLRGLSNLLNVPEPCETLIKDKLRETLAENQAMHAQMHSLRDQLSTEHEKLKETQQTTECRLRSGEAQKCELTERLEKCHAEIHTLRKDHMGLSEFLQRLANAMNWSECSAPPALGTDTNLMAENLLERAERLTAHCEHEVSHHHHHHSPEKGCCDHSHGHGHGKLRRERSCHDIPLKESSSVYNLQRRVRVLREQVQRRDLHLELLRRKLAIIEDGARGKCMLQGERDEAVCRAKKAAKQVDKLSAQLADARSQIAEVKAQLAEAVEYKITSLERARKIDELTTQICDLEDEKTRMLSQLSALKERLKSSCESNQNRRCRDEALINSMRDDVNRLSSQLSDANQRLSHLQSFRTSVARTLHLRDLPETDLLHRLQALCSAHQEFTMLSKRYETASPVGDHPCPRYDDPVPPSSHCRPPRELSPPPASFHHKASSHHPPSEHHHGSSSHVHNHHGHGHGHGSHSRRQRSKSRDKRLHDECFDTDVHRLHHGCKEELLATGSEDDYDFKSKYC; via the exons ATGACCACCACTTTGCGCAGCGAATTGGCTGCGTTGTCCTACAAAAAGGAGCGACTTACCGGAGAG CTCGCTGAAACTCGCACTGCGTTGTGCAGCAAAGAGGCGGACATTGAGAATCTGCGCTCCCAGGCTGCCCGGCAAACTGCTCTCATCGGATCCCTCCAGAGTCGTCTGCAAAACTCCGAGAGCAGGGAGCAAGCCGTCCAGGCCAGATGTGATTCCACCATTCAGACGGTTCAGCGGGAGAAGCGCAGTTCCGATGAGCGGAACAAGGAGCTGATCTGCAAGATACAACACCTGGAAACCCATGTGGCCAGCGAGGAGTCGCAGAAGGATCAGCTCAAGGCCCAGCTTCACGATCTGCTGCGCCGGCTGAGCATTGGCTTGGGCATGGAGGTGTGCGATGGCAATCAGAATTCCCATGCTACGCCCGAGTGCATCATTTCCCGGGCCGAGGAAGTGATGGTCGAGCTGCAGAGGACCAAGGCCAAGGTCAGTTCCACCTGCGACACCCTGAGCTCCTGCGAGAATGAGCTGCTGAATATGAAATCGCTGGCCAACATCGAGAAGCAGCGGCTCACTGCCCAGCTCGATGGGGCAGGGAATCACAATCACGAGCTGGAAGGACGGTGTCGCCAGTACGAAAGGGACCTGCAAGTCCAAAGGGATCGATTAACCGAATCGGAAATCAATGGGGAGAAGCTCAAGGAAGAGTTGCGTGGCTTCGAGTCGCGTTGTCATCGCCTGCAGAACAACCTGGACAGGATTCAGGGCGATCGTCTGCAGTTCTTGCGGGGATTGAGCAATCTTTTGAATGTGCCCGAACCTTGCGAGACGCTCATCAAGGACAAGTTGCGGGAGACTCTGGCGGAGAATCAGGCCATGCATGCG CAAATGCATTCACTGCGAGATCAGCTGAGCACGGAGCACGAAAAGCTGAAGGAGACCCAACAGACCACCGAATGCCGCCTCCGTTCTGGGGAGGctcaaaaatgcgaactaaCCGAGCGGCTGGAGAAGTGCCATGCTGAGATCCACACCCTGCGCAAGGATCACATGGGTCTGTCCGAGTTCCTGCAGCGCCTGGCCAATGCGATGAACTGGAGTGAGTGCTCGGCACCTCCGGCCCTGGGAACCGATACCAATCTGATGGCGGAGAACTTGCTCGAAAGAGCCGAGAGACTCACTGCCCACTGCGAGCACGAGGTGtcccaccatcatcatcatcacagTCCGGAGAAGGGTTGCTGTGATCATTCACATGGTCATGGTCATGGCAAGCTGCGCAGGGAGAGATCCTGCCACGACATTCCCCTGAAGGAAAGCAGCAGTGTGTACAATCTGCAGCGACGAGTCCGGGTTCTCAGGGAGCAAGTGCAGCGCAGGGATCTCCACCTGGAGCTGCTGCGTCGCAAGTTGGCCATCATAGAGGATGGGGCACGGGGCAAGTGCATGTTGCAGGGCGAACGGGACGAGGCCGTCTGCCGGGCCAAGAAGGCGGCCAAGCAGGTGGACAAGCTGAGTGCCCAGCTGGCCGATGCCCGATCTCAGATAGCCGAGGTCAAGGCCCAGTTAGCCGAGGCCGTGGAGTACAAGATCACCTCATTGGAACGGGCCAGGAAGATTGACGAGCTGACCACCCAGATATGCGATCTGGAGGACGAAAAGACCCGGATGCTTTCCCAATTAAGTGCCCTGAAGGAGCGACTCAAGTCCTCCTGCGAGTCCAATCAAAATCGTAGGTGTCGCGATGAGGCACTAATCAAT TCCATGCGCGATGATGTCAATCGTCTGAGCTCCCAACTTTCGGATGCCAATCAGCGCCTCTCCCATCTGCAATCCTTCCGCACTTCGGTGGCCAGGACATTGCACCTAAGGGATCTGCCAGAAACCGATCTTTTGCATCGTCTTCAGGCCCTTTGCTCGGCCCATCAGGAGTTCACAATGCTGTCGAAACGCTATGAGACAGCCTCGCCCGTTGGGGATCATCCATGTCCTCGCTACGATGATCCCGTGCCACCATCCTCCCACTGTCGGCCGCCAAGGGAGCTCAGTCCTCCGCCAGCTTCGTTTCACCATAAGGCAAGCAGCCATCACCCACCGTCCGAGCATCACCACGGCTCCAGCAGCCATGTCCACAATCACCACGGTCATGGACATGGACACGGATCCCATTCGAGACGACAGCGGAGTAAAAGCCGGGACAAACGGCTCCACGATGAGTGCTTCGACACGGATGTGCACCGACTGCACCACGGCTGCAAGGAGGAGCTGCTGGCCACCGGTTCCGAGGATGACTACGACTTCAAGAGCAAATACTGCTAG